In Legionella beliardensis, the following are encoded in one genomic region:
- the hflC gene encoding protease modulator HflC produces MNVLKTLLGILAFFILMLFLASVFTIQQGQQGILLRLGRLVNDSQTKQAKVLQPGLHVKVPFIESVRVFDTRLQTLDIKSSRIVTREKKDVIVDYYVKWRIANLAHYFISTGGNEFKAETLLEQQLNTFLRAEFGKRTISDLVSGRDDVMILLREKAEQQARGLGIDVVDVRVKGIELPPNTSNAVYQLMRADMQKIANRHRADGIAEAEAIQASADAEVTILIAQAKSQGEIIRAQGQAEAAAIYNNAFSQNQDFFAFYRSLKAYEASLTNDHTLLVLDQSSAFFDYFKHSLIKGIGVEKKTGL; encoded by the coding sequence ATGAATGTATTAAAAACACTATTGGGGATACTTGCTTTTTTTATTTTGATGCTGTTCTTAGCAAGTGTATTTACAATACAACAAGGGCAACAGGGTATTTTACTTCGCTTAGGTCGATTAGTTAATGATTCACAGACTAAACAAGCCAAAGTGCTGCAACCAGGCTTGCATGTGAAAGTACCATTTATTGAAAGTGTTAGGGTGTTTGATACACGCTTACAAACGTTAGATATTAAATCTTCACGCATTGTTACGCGTGAGAAAAAGGACGTTATTGTTGATTATTACGTTAAGTGGCGTATTGCAAACTTAGCTCATTACTTTATATCAACTGGAGGTAATGAATTTAAAGCAGAAACGCTTCTTGAGCAGCAACTGAATACGTTTTTAAGGGCTGAATTTGGTAAGCGCACGATTTCTGACTTAGTTTCTGGCCGTGATGATGTCATGATTTTATTAAGGGAAAAAGCAGAGCAGCAGGCACGCGGTTTAGGTATTGACGTGGTTGATGTAAGAGTTAAAGGCATTGAGCTGCCACCGAATACGAGTAATGCTGTTTATCAGTTAATGCGTGCTGACATGCAAAAAATTGCTAACCGCCATCGTGCTGACGGTATCGCTGAGGCTGAAGCCATTCAAGCATCAGCTGATGCTGAGGTGACTATTTTAATTGCTCAGGCTAAAAGCCAAGGTGAAATTATAAGAGCACAAGGGCAAGCGGAGGCTGCGGCTATTTACAATAATGCTTTTAGCCAAAATCAAGATTTCTTTGCTTTTTACCGTAGTTTGAAAGCATACGAGGCTAGCCTAACTAATGATCATACGTTACTCGTGTTAGATCAAAGCAGTGCTTTTTTTGACTACTTTAAGCATTCTTTGATAAAAGGTATTGGAGTAGAAAAGAAAACCGGATTATAA
- the hflK gene encoding FtsH protease activity modulator HflK, giving the protein MGWNEPENDKDPWTGKKQPPDLDEALKRFQSKLKKAFRGGNKAPDDPEEPNGGAVAAKGNGGLIALIVLLILFILWALSGIFIVDPAEQAAILRFGKYIKTVGPGPHWIPRLIDSKIVVNVERVSDYSYSAQMLTKDENLVAVSLVVQYRIGDLQAYLFNVTDPEESLQQATSSALRHVVGLTTLDEIITEGREAWGNNVYDSLVKILDTYKTGIVIVNVAPQPARAPENVQDAFDDAIKAQEDEKRFKQQARAYQARVVPIAQGNAKRVIEEAQAYARQVVLRAKGEVAEFLALLPFYVQSPFVTSERMYLDTMQKVLTQANKVIVEAKAGNLIYLPLDKLTTALPTNANQSIVEGSDAVAEQSLGVNNNDNTKVIRNTIRQTLRPGRSE; this is encoded by the coding sequence ATGGGATGGAATGAGCCAGAGAATGATAAAGATCCATGGACTGGCAAAAAACAGCCACCAGATTTAGACGAGGCTTTAAAGCGCTTTCAAAGTAAATTAAAAAAAGCCTTTAGAGGCGGGAATAAAGCACCAGATGATCCAGAAGAACCCAATGGTGGCGCTGTTGCAGCAAAGGGAAATGGCGGTCTAATCGCTTTAATAGTTTTATTAATTCTCTTTATTTTATGGGCCTTATCTGGGATTTTTATTGTTGATCCTGCCGAGCAAGCTGCTATTTTGCGTTTTGGCAAATACATTAAAACAGTAGGGCCTGGGCCTCATTGGATACCTCGCTTAATTGATTCTAAGATTGTGGTTAATGTTGAGCGTGTTTCTGATTACTCCTATTCAGCACAAATGCTGACTAAGGATGAAAACTTAGTTGCTGTGTCTTTAGTTGTTCAATATCGTATTGGCGATTTACAGGCTTATTTATTTAATGTCACTGATCCCGAAGAAAGTCTGCAACAAGCAACCTCAAGTGCATTACGCCATGTAGTCGGTTTAACGACACTCGATGAAATCATTACTGAGGGGCGGGAAGCTTGGGGGAATAACGTTTATGATTCCTTAGTAAAAATATTAGATACTTATAAAACAGGCATCGTCATTGTAAATGTGGCACCACAACCAGCTCGTGCGCCTGAAAATGTACAAGATGCTTTCGATGATGCAATTAAAGCGCAGGAAGATGAAAAGAGATTTAAACAACAAGCTCGCGCTTATCAGGCTCGAGTTGTGCCCATTGCTCAAGGTAATGCAAAGCGCGTCATTGAAGAAGCACAAGCTTATGCTAGACAAGTCGTGTTACGTGCCAAGGGTGAGGTCGCTGAGTTTTTAGCTCTCTTACCTTTCTATGTGCAGTCGCCTTTTGTTACATCAGAACGCATGTATTTGGATACCATGCAAAAAGTATTAACTCAAGCCAATAAAGTGATTGTAGAAGCAAAGGCTGGTAATTTAATTTATCTACCCCTAGATAAACTTACTACCGCTCTACCTACGAATGCCAATCAAAGTATTGTAGAAGGTAGCGATGCTGTCGCAGAGCAATCCCTAGGTGTTAATAATAATGACAATACAAAAGTAATTCGCAATACCATTAGACAAACTCTCCGTCCAGGAAGGAGTGAATAA
- a CDS encoding nucleotide sugar dehydrogenase, whose amino-acid sequence MLNNLIDKIKSKEAIIAIVGLGYVGLPLMLRFTEVGYRVYGIDVDDNKNELLNQGVSYIKHISDERIKRVKHLFNATSDFAKAAEADAIILCVPTPLNKYREPDLSFVLQTMDSLQPYLQKGQLLSLESTTYPGTTEEELKPRIESTGLIVGQDIFLVYSPEREDPGNPNYSTETIPKVCGGDTANCQAAGHALYSSIINHVVSVSNTKVAEMTKLLENIHRSVNIGLVNEIKILADKMNIDIHEVIEAASTKPFGFVAYNPGPGIGGHCIPIDPFYLTWKAREYGIHTRFIELAGEINSHMPHWVVNKVAHAMNQQEQPIKNSRILVLGLAYKKDVDDVRESPSIEIMELLQERGALISYSDPHVPVFPQMREHNFDLASVELTASAISSYDCIVLATAHQAFDYELIAENAKLIIDTRGAFRKFKKANIINA is encoded by the coding sequence ATGTTAAATAACTTAATAGACAAGATTAAGAGCAAAGAAGCTATCATCGCTATTGTTGGACTAGGTTATGTTGGCCTGCCCTTGATGTTGCGATTTACAGAAGTTGGCTATCGCGTTTATGGCATCGACGTGGATGATAACAAAAACGAATTATTGAATCAAGGCGTTTCATATATCAAACATATCTCGGATGAACGAATTAAACGAGTTAAACATCTTTTTAATGCTACTTCTGATTTTGCAAAAGCGGCTGAGGCAGATGCTATTATACTTTGTGTTCCAACACCTTTAAATAAGTATAGAGAACCTGATTTAAGCTTTGTCTTGCAAACGATGGACTCTCTACAGCCTTATTTACAAAAAGGACAACTACTTTCCTTAGAAAGCACAACTTACCCTGGTACCACCGAAGAAGAATTAAAGCCAAGAATTGAGAGCACCGGTCTAATAGTGGGTCAGGATATTTTTCTTGTTTATTCGCCAGAACGTGAAGACCCAGGCAACCCTAATTATTCTACTGAAACAATACCTAAAGTATGCGGCGGTGATACTGCAAATTGCCAAGCAGCAGGCCATGCTTTATATTCCTCAATTATTAATCACGTTGTTTCTGTTTCAAATACTAAAGTAGCTGAAATGACTAAGCTGCTTGAAAATATTCATCGCTCAGTCAATATTGGCTTAGTCAATGAAATTAAAATATTAGCTGATAAAATGAATATTGATATTCACGAAGTAATAGAAGCAGCATCCACTAAACCTTTTGGATTTGTCGCCTATAACCCAGGACCAGGTATAGGAGGACACTGCATTCCAATAGATCCGTTTTATTTAACTTGGAAGGCTCGTGAATATGGCATACACACACGCTTTATTGAGCTCGCAGGAGAAATTAATAGCCACATGCCACATTGGGTTGTCAATAAAGTTGCTCATGCTATGAATCAACAAGAACAGCCTATAAAAAATAGTCGCATTCTTGTACTTGGCCTTGCTTATAAAAAAGATGTTGATGATGTTCGGGAATCGCCTTCAATAGAAATAATGGAATTGCTGCAAGAACGAGGAGCATTGATTAGTTATTCCGATCCACATGTCCCCGTTTTCCCACAGATGCGTGAGCACAACTTTGATTTAGCGAGTGTGGAATTAACTGCTTCTGCAATTAGCAGCTATGATTGCATTGTGTTAGCTACAGCACATCAGGCTTTCGACTATGAGTTGATTGCTGAAAATGCAAAATTAATTATTGATACGCGTGGGGCTTTTAGAAAATTTAAAAAAGCTAATATTATCAATGCCTGA
- a CDS encoding 6,7-dimethyl-8-ribityllumazine synthase: MSEQKILVVWSNYYEQLAEKQLESCLKLLKESHYRYHVETVEAGTYEIPAVMQYYHQNKPFNGYIPLSLLLKGRTDHYEFIWEHVKECFIKFALDGLLLGNGIISAPSLDILQERVANGERVKEAFQAVDYLIRLKNRQIFSKNTSV; this comes from the coding sequence ATGTCAGAGCAAAAAATATTGGTAGTCTGGTCTAATTACTATGAGCAGCTAGCAGAAAAACAATTAGAGAGCTGCCTTAAGCTCCTTAAAGAATCACACTATCGCTACCATGTTGAAACAGTAGAAGCCGGTACCTATGAAATTCCTGCGGTCATGCAATACTATCATCAGAACAAGCCATTTAATGGCTATATTCCGCTTAGTTTATTACTGAAAGGGCGAACCGATCATTATGAATTTATATGGGAGCACGTAAAAGAGTGCTTTATCAAATTTGCCCTTGATGGTCTTTTGCTAGGTAATGGTATTATTTCCGCGCCTAGCTTAGACATTTTACAAGAACGAGTAGCAAATGGGGAAAGAGTAAAAGAAGCTTTTCAGGCTGTGGATTACTTAATTCGTCTTAAGAACAGACAAATTTTTTCTAAAAATACGTCTGTTTAA
- the rpmB gene encoding 50S ribosomal protein L28, which produces MSRVCQVTGKRPMTGHNVSHANNKTKRRFLPNIQQRRFWVEEENRFVTLKVSMKGMRIIDKKGIKAVIDILREKGEKV; this is translated from the coding sequence ATGTCAAGAGTATGTCAAGTTACTGGCAAGCGGCCCATGACTGGTCATAATGTATCACACGCCAATAATAAAACTAAACGACGCTTTCTACCTAACATTCAACAACGCCGATTTTGGGTTGAAGAGGAAAATCGCTTTGTTACATTAAAAGTAAGCATGAAAGGTATGCGCATTATTGATAAAAAAGGCATTAAAGCCGTTATTGATATATTACGCGAAAAAGGCGAAAAAGTTTAA
- a CDS encoding adenylosuccinate synthase: MGKNVVIVGTQWGDEGKGKIVDLLTRDVQVVVRYQGGHNAGHTLKINGEKTVLRLIPSGILRAHVQCYIGNGVVLSPKDLLKEINELESKGIEVRQRLHISQSCPLILPTHVALDKARETGNTAIGTTGRGIGPAYEDKIARRALKVNDLLNMEKFTEKLKELLHYHNFMLKNYYEQPEVELQPILDDALIWAQELQAMVCDVTNRLHKHRKQGDSILFEGAQGIHLDIDHGTYPYVTSSNTCVGSVVNGAGFGPGYLDYILGIAKAYTTRVGGGPFPTELNDDVGKRLAERGNEFGAVTGRPRRCGWLDIVLLRRSIDINSISGLCLTKLDVLDGLDTLQIATGYRNSRGELITDFPQAADDFEGLEPVYEEMPGWQESTADLTSVDALPANAKAYIARIEELLGVPIDILSTGPERDSTMILRNPFAD; encoded by the coding sequence ATGGGTAAAAATGTCGTAATTGTGGGAACCCAATGGGGTGATGAAGGTAAGGGTAAAATTGTAGATCTCTTAACCAGAGATGTTCAGGTTGTAGTTCGCTATCAAGGTGGGCACAATGCAGGCCACACACTTAAAATTAATGGCGAGAAAACGGTTTTAAGATTAATTCCTTCGGGTATATTGCGCGCCCATGTGCAATGTTACATAGGTAATGGTGTTGTTTTATCGCCTAAGGATTTATTAAAAGAAATCAACGAACTTGAAAGCAAAGGCATTGAAGTTCGCCAGCGCCTACATATCAGTCAATCATGCCCGCTTATTTTGCCTACTCACGTCGCATTAGATAAAGCGAGAGAAACAGGTAATACAGCTATTGGTACCACAGGCCGAGGTATTGGCCCTGCTTATGAAGATAAAATTGCCAGGAGAGCGCTCAAAGTTAATGATCTTTTGAACATGGAAAAATTTACTGAGAAATTAAAGGAATTATTACATTATCATAATTTTATGTTAAAAAATTATTATGAGCAGCCTGAAGTAGAATTACAGCCCATCTTAGATGATGCTCTAATTTGGGCGCAAGAGCTACAAGCAATGGTTTGTGATGTAACTAATCGATTACATAAGCATCGTAAGCAAGGTGATTCTATTTTATTTGAAGGGGCGCAAGGCATTCATTTAGATATCGATCATGGCACATACCCTTATGTTACATCGTCTAATACTTGTGTAGGTAGTGTGGTGAATGGTGCCGGTTTTGGACCAGGTTATTTAGATTACATATTAGGTATTGCAAAAGCTTACACAACTCGAGTTGGTGGCGGGCCTTTTCCAACCGAGCTTAATGATGATGTGGGCAAGCGCTTAGCTGAGCGCGGTAATGAATTTGGTGCAGTTACCGGGCGGCCAAGACGTTGTGGATGGCTAGATATTGTCTTGTTAAGACGCTCTATTGATATTAATAGTATTTCTGGCCTCTGCTTAACTAAATTAGATGTTCTTGATGGTTTAGATACTCTGCAGATTGCAACAGGTTATCGTAATTCCCGCGGTGAATTAATTACCGATTTTCCACAAGCAGCAGATGATTTTGAAGGACTAGAGCCTGTTTATGAAGAAATGCCAGGTTGGCAAGAATCAACAGCTGATCTAACGTCTGTCGATGCGCTTCCTGCAAATGCTAAAGCCTATATCGCTAGAATTGAAGAACTTTTAGGTGTTCCTATTGATATTTTATCAACGGGCCCTGAGCGTGATTCGACAATGATATTACGTAATCCATTTGCAGATTAA
- the trmB gene encoding tRNA (guanosine(46)-N7)-methyltransferase TrmB, with translation MQQTIKSFVIRAGRVSKRQQFALDNLLEPYLLAIDGRTWDFQAIFNRVSNTVIEIGFGMGASLIAMAKQNPQTNFIGIEVHRAGVGSLVADLHDNDINNVRVAMYDAVFVLEQQIKADSLQGVQIFFPDPWHKKRHHKRRLIQPNFVKLVAERLKPGGFLHCATDWQDYAESMQEVLSAESTLENSQPQGGFAPRPSQRPITKFELRGNRLGHGVWDLIYLKKNS, from the coding sequence ATGCAACAAACAATTAAAAGTTTTGTCATTAGGGCTGGGCGGGTCAGTAAACGACAGCAATTTGCACTTGATAATTTGTTAGAGCCCTATTTGTTAGCGATAGATGGTCGCACTTGGGATTTTCAGGCTATCTTTAATCGCGTATCTAACACCGTGATTGAAATTGGTTTTGGTATGGGGGCTTCTCTAATTGCCATGGCAAAGCAAAACCCGCAGACGAATTTTATTGGTATTGAAGTGCATCGAGCCGGTGTAGGGAGCTTAGTTGCTGATTTGCATGACAATGATATAAATAATGTACGTGTGGCTATGTATGATGCTGTTTTTGTTTTAGAGCAGCAGATTAAGGCAGACTCATTACAAGGTGTGCAGATTTTTTTCCCCGATCCTTGGCATAAAAAAAGGCACCACAAACGACGCTTAATTCAGCCTAACTTCGTTAAATTAGTTGCAGAGCGTCTTAAACCAGGTGGTTTTTTGCATTGTGCTACTGATTGGCAAGATTATGCTGAATCTATGCAAGAAGTCTTGTCGGCTGAATCAACCTTAGAAAATAGTCAACCTCAGGGTGGGTTCGCCCCAAGACCCAGCCAGCGGCCTATCACTAAATTCGAATTGCGCGGCAATCGCCTAGGTCATGGCGTGTGGGACTTAATCTATCTTAAAAAGAACAGTTAA
- a CDS encoding adenosine deaminase family protein — protein MRFIALFLFLIIHVQCFATVDKVFESVKANPKRLYSFLKAMPKGGELHYHLAGGAYPEAMLAIAAKNNYCLELQTLTAAYKPTCTNGNIILSQVTPQGSLYQQIIKAWSFRDFKLKKETGHDHFFNSFYKFILIVLDHPAPLLAEVMQRAASQHELYMEIMLAVRDTRQTVINNQPIVPSHFNSLRHQLLADDVFKADMQSITKDVMKLLPEAKRYLGCNTNPLQEVCQLKINFELHVLREQPLTNVFAQALLYFNIAAKVPNVVAVNLVQAEDGPISLRDYHQQMQIFNYMHQIYPNVHIALHAGELSTTANVPTLHKEDLRFHIQEAINLGHAERIGHGIDIPYENNNHTILKKMATQRIPVEINLTSNKKILKVAKNKHPFNLYLKHQVPIVLSTDDEGILRTNLTKEYATAVTDYHLNYQTLKRINHNALTYSFLPGQSLWADPMTLKPVPACKELTSKTCLNFIKSSEKATLQRNLALKLQAFENSYKGKQG, from the coding sequence ATGCGTTTTATTGCCCTTTTTCTTTTTTTAATTATTCATGTGCAGTGCTTTGCAACAGTAGATAAAGTATTTGAGTCTGTTAAAGCAAACCCTAAGAGATTGTATTCATTTTTAAAAGCGATGCCTAAGGGTGGCGAACTACACTACCATCTTGCCGGCGGTGCCTACCCTGAAGCCATGCTTGCCATTGCAGCAAAAAATAATTATTGTTTGGAATTACAAACTTTAACAGCAGCTTACAAACCTACTTGTACTAACGGAAACATTATATTAAGCCAAGTAACACCACAAGGCTCTCTTTATCAACAAATTATAAAAGCATGGTCTTTTAGAGATTTTAAGCTTAAGAAAGAAACAGGGCATGATCATTTCTTTAACTCCTTTTATAAATTTATACTTATCGTTTTAGATCACCCCGCTCCTTTGCTTGCAGAAGTGATGCAACGCGCCGCCTCGCAACATGAGCTCTATATGGAAATTATGTTAGCAGTTAGAGACACGAGACAAACGGTTATTAATAACCAGCCTATAGTGCCTAGTCACTTTAACAGCCTAAGACACCAATTGCTGGCTGATGACGTTTTTAAAGCTGATATGCAAAGTATTACGAAAGATGTCATGAAATTACTACCTGAAGCAAAACGCTACTTAGGCTGTAACACCAATCCTTTGCAAGAAGTATGTCAATTAAAAATTAATTTTGAATTACATGTGCTACGCGAGCAACCATTAACAAATGTCTTTGCACAAGCTTTACTGTATTTTAATATCGCTGCAAAAGTCCCTAATGTTGTTGCGGTAAATTTAGTACAGGCAGAAGATGGGCCAATTTCTTTAAGAGATTATCATCAGCAAATGCAGATTTTTAATTACATGCATCAAATTTACCCTAATGTCCACATTGCTCTGCATGCAGGCGAGCTATCAACTACAGCAAACGTGCCTACTTTGCATAAGGAAGATTTACGTTTCCATATTCAAGAAGCAATTAACTTAGGCCATGCTGAAAGAATTGGCCATGGTATTGATATTCCTTATGAAAATAATAATCATACAATTCTGAAAAAAATGGCAACACAGCGTATCCCTGTAGAAATTAACTTAACCAGTAATAAGAAAATCTTAAAAGTAGCTAAGAATAAACATCCGTTTAATTTATACTTAAAACACCAAGTACCCATTGTTTTATCTACCGATGATGAAGGCATATTACGTACTAATTTAACGAAGGAATACGCCACTGCGGTCACTGATTATCACCTTAACTACCAAACATTAAAGCGTATTAATCATAACGCCTTAACTTACAGTTTCTTACCTGGACAAAGCTTATGGGCTGATCCAATGACCTTAAAGCCTGTGCCAGCCTGTAAAGAGTTAACCAGCAAAACTTGCTTAAACTTTATTAAAAGTAGTGAAAAGGCAACGCTTCAAAGAAATCTTGCGCTAAAATTGCAAGCATTTGAAAATAGTTATAAGGGTAAGCAAGGATAA
- a CDS encoding NAD-dependent epimerase: MKILLTGCAGFIGMHTTLRFLLDGHEVVGIDNLNNYYDVNLKKARLAQLTSSPDFKFFEVDVADKQAIEELFAAEKPDRVVHLAAQAGVRYSLINPHAYIDSNIQGFMNILEGCRYNDVNHLAYASSSSVYGSNTCLPFDESQNIDHPISLYAATKKANELMAHTYSHLYNLPTTGLRFFTVYGPWGRPDMALFKFTQAILEGKPIDIYNHGKMIRDFTYIDDIVEGIVRVTHKPATPDDKFNSVKPDPATSNAPYRVFNIGNNNPIPLITYISALEEALGIEAQKNYLPMQPGDVPATAANTDALNQWVGFKPDTPIQMGINNFVNWYKSYYKVGNPVI, encoded by the coding sequence ATGAAAATTTTACTCACGGGATGTGCGGGTTTTATAGGAATGCATACTACATTGCGTTTCTTACTCGATGGTCACGAAGTTGTTGGTATTGATAATCTTAACAATTATTATGACGTAAATTTAAAAAAAGCACGCTTAGCACAGCTAACTTCTAGCCCAGATTTTAAATTCTTTGAAGTAGATGTTGCTGATAAGCAAGCTATTGAAGAATTGTTTGCTGCGGAGAAACCAGACAGAGTAGTGCATTTAGCAGCTCAAGCGGGCGTTCGCTATTCTCTAATAAATCCTCATGCTTATATAGATTCTAATATTCAAGGGTTTATGAATATTTTAGAAGGATGCAGGTATAATGATGTTAATCATTTAGCGTATGCAAGTAGTTCCAGTGTTTATGGCAGCAATACTTGCCTACCCTTTGATGAGTCTCAAAATATTGATCACCCAATAAGCCTGTATGCTGCCACCAAAAAAGCCAATGAATTAATGGCTCACACTTACAGCCACTTATATAATCTACCCACTACGGGGCTGCGCTTTTTTACCGTATATGGTCCTTGGGGTCGACCTGATATGGCTTTATTTAAGTTTACACAAGCCATATTAGAAGGCAAACCAATAGATATTTATAACCATGGTAAGATGATACGAGATTTTACCTATATTGATGATATTGTTGAAGGCATTGTCAGGGTTACGCATAAACCAGCTACACCTGATGACAAATTTAATTCAGTAAAGCCTGACCCTGCAACTAGCAATGCCCCTTACCGTGTTTTTAATATCGGTAATAATAATCCAATCCCGCTAATCACTTATATCTCGGCGCTCGAAGAGGCCCTAGGTATAGAGGCACAAAAAAATTACCTACCTATGCAACCTGGTGATGTACCCGCTACTGCTGCAAATACGGACGCACTTAATCAATGGGTAGGGTTTAAGCCAGATACACCAATTCAAATGGGAATAAACAATTTTGTTAACTGGTATAAATCTTATTACAAAGTAGGAAACCCCGTCATTTAA
- a CDS encoding ankyrin repeat domain-containing protein produces MDIFNELAQHFEAIDDFKRFIDSQLAVDPQFLERTFWLDGQQVAILNYLIQQHEIENRNLIEFINYLFVKGIDTYLHQPIHLTLKLKKVDLLSLLLTKIPHLSQGSRASQHALNSYDETGQTMLSHAIESGDVSVFTRIFALNLNIHQASRVSVADGMQGFLQPLQQAVAVNFPEAVDKLLNAGAQVDNPCLDIKETPLLLAAHLGKIDALKVLLNHPRASAIVEQQTNNKNAEGHTAIELLCRRLQENKEPEQALKGIAMLLCHGTPAPTNELFRDLLTTHRVKLVKAVKEYTADGHASIKFLRASHDKNNALHGIVYSGKTWSQMVKKFFGVTDRLAFKCEKLFLLDVNHSQADQDEQLFASFVKRYRESIKRSTFYSPWSEMLSKITTGQVNNWTDVCQYAKDYPSTRTARIVEEMTKPEPEVYVNLSNL; encoded by the coding sequence ATGGATATATTTAACGAGTTAGCGCAGCATTTTGAGGCCATTGATGATTTTAAGAGGTTTATTGATAGCCAATTAGCGGTTGACCCGCAATTTTTAGAGCGTACTTTTTGGCTAGATGGTCAGCAGGTAGCTATTTTAAATTATTTAATTCAACAACATGAAATTGAGAATAGAAATTTAATTGAATTTATTAACTACCTTTTTGTAAAAGGTATAGACACCTATTTGCACCAGCCAATTCACTTAACATTAAAACTTAAAAAAGTTGATTTGCTCTCACTATTGTTAACTAAAATACCGCATCTTTCTCAAGGTAGTAGGGCAAGTCAACATGCCTTAAATTCTTATGATGAAACCGGGCAAACAATGCTATCTCATGCAATTGAATCAGGCGATGTGAGTGTTTTTACTAGAATCTTTGCGCTTAATTTAAATATTCATCAGGCAAGTAGGGTGTCCGTTGCAGACGGTATGCAAGGATTTTTACAGCCATTGCAGCAAGCAGTTGCAGTAAATTTTCCTGAAGCAGTAGATAAACTGCTTAATGCTGGCGCACAAGTAGACAATCCATGCCTAGATATTAAAGAAACTCCCTTATTATTAGCAGCACATTTAGGTAAAATTGATGCTCTAAAAGTTTTATTAAATCATCCGCGCGCAAGTGCTATCGTTGAACAACAAACCAATAATAAAAATGCAGAGGGGCATACTGCTATTGAGTTATTATGTAGACGTTTACAAGAAAATAAAGAGCCAGAGCAAGCTTTAAAGGGCATTGCCATGTTATTATGTCATGGGACGCCTGCGCCTACTAACGAACTATTTCGTGATTTATTAACTACCCACAGAGTTAAGCTTGTAAAAGCGGTAAAAGAATACACGGCAGATGGCCATGCGAGTATTAAATTTTTACGAGCAAGCCATGATAAAAATAATGCCCTGCACGGTATCGTTTATTCAGGTAAAACCTGGTCGCAAATGGTAAAAAAATTCTTTGGGGTTACCGATCGCTTAGCGTTTAAGTGTGAGAAGCTATTTCTTTTAGATGTCAATCACAGTCAAGCTGATCAAGATGAGCAATTGTTTGCGAGTTTTGTAAAAAGGTATCGAGAAAGTATTAAACGATCAACTTTCTATTCTCCATGGAGTGAGATGCTCTCGAAAATTACCACAGGACAAGTTAATAATTGGACTGATGTTTGTCAATATGCAAAAGATTATCCAAGCACGCGTACGGCTCGTATTGTGGAGGAGATGACTAAGCCTGAGCCTGAAGTTTATGTTAATTTATCAAATTTATAA
- the rpmG gene encoding 50S ribosomal protein L33: MAAVTIKVKMESTAGTGYFVTTTKNPRNCPDKLEFKKYDPIVRKHVIFKEKKIK; this comes from the coding sequence ATGGCAGCTGTCACTATTAAAGTCAAAATGGAGTCTACCGCAGGTACAGGTTATTTTGTAACTACGACAAAGAATCCTAGAAATTGTCCTGATAAATTAGAATTTAAAAAGTACGATCCAATTGTTCGTAAGCACGTTATATTTAAAGAGAAAAAAATAAAATAA
- a CDS encoding DUF2065 domain-containing protein — translation MYVLINFLSALALVFVLEGLMPFGFPKRWKHLLSKVIIQDERILRIIGLLSMLAGVILLTIVHQFAE, via the coding sequence ATGTACGTGTTAATCAACTTTCTTTCAGCCTTAGCCTTAGTATTTGTTCTAGAGGGATTAATGCCATTTGGTTTTCCAAAGCGCTGGAAGCATTTATTAAGCAAAGTCATTATTCAGGATGAAAGGATATTGCGTATTATAGGTTTACTAAGTATGTTAGCAGGAGTAATACTCCTTACTATTGTTCACCAATTTGCAGAATAA